One genomic window of Phycisphaerales bacterium includes the following:
- a CDS encoding AAA family ATPase, with the protein MDADTTSTEATQAAADKFRADYAAVRDQVARVVVGQREIVDGLLTCLFTGGHALLEGVPGIGKTLMVRTLASALSLDFGRVQFTPDLMPADITGTTVIDEVETAGGHVKRQFAFQRGPIFAQMVLADEINRATPKTQSALLEAMQERRVTVAGTTHELPAPFFVLATQNPIEQEGTYPLPEAQLDRFFFKLQVGYASREEMGEIIARTTGATAEDAEAVLDAATILEHQKLVRRVAVTDRVRDYAIRLVLSSHPKGRDSDGRFATPMVNQYVRVGASPRAAQALILGAKCRALVDGRPSVAIEDVQAIALPALRHRIVVNFEAEAEGVHSDPIVENIVQTLPVEGV; encoded by the coding sequence ATGGACGCGGATACGACATCGACGGAAGCAACGCAAGCCGCGGCCGACAAGTTCCGGGCCGACTACGCCGCCGTACGCGACCAGGTCGCCCGGGTCGTGGTGGGCCAGCGGGAGATCGTCGACGGCCTGCTGACGTGCCTGTTCACGGGCGGGCACGCGTTGCTCGAGGGCGTGCCGGGCATCGGCAAGACGCTCATGGTGCGCACGCTGGCGAGCGCCCTCTCGCTGGACTTTGGCCGCGTGCAGTTCACGCCCGACCTGATGCCCGCGGACATCACGGGCACGACGGTCATCGACGAGGTCGAGACGGCGGGCGGGCACGTGAAGCGGCAATTCGCCTTTCAGCGCGGGCCGATCTTCGCGCAGATGGTCCTGGCCGACGAAATCAACCGAGCGACGCCCAAGACGCAGAGCGCGCTGCTGGAGGCCATGCAGGAGCGGCGCGTGACGGTGGCGGGCACCACGCACGAGCTGCCGGCGCCGTTCTTCGTTTTGGCGACGCAGAACCCCATCGAGCAAGAAGGCACGTATCCGCTGCCCGAGGCCCAGCTCGACCGGTTCTTCTTCAAGCTGCAGGTCGGGTACGCCTCACGCGAGGAGATGGGCGAGATCATCGCCCGCACGACGGGCGCGACGGCCGAGGACGCCGAAGCGGTGCTCGATGCCGCCACCATCCTCGAGCACCAGAAGCTCGTGCGCCGCGTGGCCGTGACCGACCGGGTTCGCGACTACGCCATCCGCCTGGTGCTCAGCAGCCACCCGAAGGGACGCGACTCGGACGGGCGGTTCGCGACGCCCATGGTGAACCAGTACGTGCGAGTCGGGGCCTCGCCTCGTGCGGCACAGGCGCTGATCCTGGGCGCGAAGTGCCGGGCGCTCGTCGACGGCCGGCCCTCGGTGGCGATCGAGGACGTGCAGGCCATCGCGCTTCCGGCGCTGCGGCACCGCATCGTCGTGAACTTCGAGGCCGAAGCCGAGGGCGTGCATAGCGACCCCATCGTCGAGAACATCGTGCAGACGCTGCCGGTGGAGGGCGTGTGA
- a CDS encoding SpoIIE family protein phosphatase produces the protein MKRRLMGHGGLLGRVSIRVLLPLLMGVPVALATLVLVELWIEDTAQTTRRLNAAEMSQIHGRINERLGTLLETPARATRVQRGHILSGRLDASDLRSWRKPLFEFTTAMDMLSGLSWGSTDGRATWVFRYPGKLHAEFAVADAQTATDNDSTDTGFVVEYAVDAAGEIIDRTGGYPYDPRVRPWYVGAVKADRATFLEPYAWLNVDGQATTLGLPFVEPVHAPADDEAGRGELLGVLSAEIGLEDLSAFLRTLRVGRAGFVLVVDEGGRLIAHSLPPEEVPTIAQVDGLPVAPLATQSPDARVRDAANHAARIVAGQGEALDDTDGQAPSGGTTGQPAPRRQPTTSTAVIASAPMLVRVSSYREAPGLDWRIITALPEAELLEPLAATRTSSDRAITIAFVSTILLGLVLGLLATLPVSRLVREIGRVGEGELDERVEPGATAELGRIADAVNVMAEDLKDRVRLRESLLLAMEVQKNLLPQDPPDVEGLDVAGHSVYCDETGGDYYDYLHIEGLDDSCAALAIGDVVGHGVAAAMLMATARGILRSRCHEPGSLGELLTHLNELLVEDTGGERFMTMLLVVLDAQRGRLSWASAGHGPPMVYRAADDRFLELSGGGIPLGLFGAKPYETYDAEPLAKGDVVVLSTDGIWEAKRTDGEFYGMDRLQQIVRENAGKSAQDIAEAIRSDHTEQCGEHCHEDDVTFVVAKLA, from the coding sequence GTGAAGCGACGGCTGATGGGCCACGGCGGCTTGCTTGGTCGCGTGTCCATCCGCGTGCTGCTGCCGCTGCTGATGGGCGTGCCGGTCGCGCTCGCGACGCTGGTGCTCGTCGAGCTGTGGATCGAGGATACGGCCCAAACGACGCGGCGCCTGAACGCGGCCGAGATGTCCCAGATTCATGGCCGAATCAACGAGCGCCTGGGCACGCTTCTCGAAACACCGGCCCGGGCGACGAGGGTGCAGCGCGGCCACATCCTCAGCGGCAGGCTGGACGCCAGCGACCTTCGCTCCTGGCGGAAGCCGCTGTTCGAGTTTACCACCGCCATGGACATGCTCAGCGGGCTGAGCTGGGGCAGCACCGACGGCCGGGCCACGTGGGTGTTTCGCTATCCGGGCAAGCTGCATGCCGAGTTCGCCGTCGCCGATGCCCAGACCGCCACGGACAACGACTCGACCGACACCGGATTCGTCGTCGAGTACGCCGTCGATGCCGCGGGCGAGATCATCGATCGCACGGGCGGCTATCCATACGACCCTCGCGTGCGGCCGTGGTATGTGGGCGCGGTGAAGGCCGATCGGGCGACGTTCCTCGAGCCGTACGCGTGGCTCAACGTGGACGGTCAGGCGACGACCCTCGGTCTGCCGTTCGTCGAGCCCGTGCACGCACCGGCCGATGACGAGGCCGGACGCGGTGAGCTGCTGGGCGTCCTTTCGGCGGAGATCGGGCTCGAGGACCTCTCCGCGTTCTTGCGCACCTTGCGCGTGGGGCGGGCGGGCTTCGTGCTGGTTGTCGACGAGGGCGGCCGGCTGATCGCGCACTCGCTGCCGCCCGAAGAGGTACCCACCATCGCCCAGGTCGACGGGCTTCCCGTTGCGCCGCTGGCCACCCAGAGCCCCGACGCCCGGGTGCGCGATGCCGCCAACCACGCTGCTCGGATCGTCGCTGGGCAGGGCGAGGCGCTCGACGACACTGATGGACAAGCACCATCGGGCGGCACCACTGGCCAGCCCGCGCCCCGGCGTCAGCCGACGACGTCGACGGCGGTCATCGCGTCGGCGCCGATGCTCGTGCGGGTGTCGAGCTACCGCGAGGCCCCGGGGCTCGACTGGCGGATCATCACGGCGTTGCCCGAGGCCGAGTTGCTCGAGCCCCTGGCCGCCACGAGAACCAGCAGCGACCGGGCGATCACCATCGCGTTCGTGTCGACGATCCTGCTTGGCCTGGTGCTGGGGTTGCTCGCCACCCTCCCGGTCTCACGGCTCGTGCGCGAGATCGGCCGCGTGGGCGAGGGCGAGTTGGACGAGCGCGTAGAACCGGGTGCGACGGCCGAGCTCGGACGCATCGCCGACGCGGTGAACGTGATGGCGGAGGATCTCAAGGACCGCGTGCGGTTGCGAGAGAGCCTGCTCCTGGCGATGGAAGTCCAGAAGAATCTCTTGCCGCAGGACCCGCCTGACGTCGAAGGGCTCGACGTCGCGGGGCACAGCGTGTATTGCGACGAGACGGGCGGCGACTACTACGACTACCTTCACATCGAAGGCTTGGATGACTCCTGCGCGGCGCTGGCGATCGGCGACGTTGTCGGCCACGGCGTGGCGGCGGCCATGCTGATGGCGACGGCGCGCGGCATCCTCCGGAGCCGCTGCCACGAGCCGGGGAGCCTCGGCGAGCTGCTTACGCACCTGAACGAGTTGCTCGTCGAAGACACGGGCGGCGAGCGCTTCATGACGATGCTGCTGGTCGTACTCGATGCGCAGCGCGGGCGGCTGTCGTGGGCGTCGGCGGGTCACGGACCGCCGATGGTCTATCGTGCGGCGGACGACCGGTTCCTCGAGCTCTCGGGCGGAGGCATCCCGCTGGGGTTGTTCGGGGCCAAGCCCTACGAGACGTACGACGCCGAGCCGCTCGCGAAGGGTGACGTCGTGGTGCTGTCAACCGACGGCATCTGGGAAGCCAAGCGAACCGACGGCGAGTTCTATGGCATGGATCGGCTGCAGCAGATCGTGCGCGAGAACGCCGGCAAATCGGCCCAGGACATCGCCGAGGCGATCCGCAGCGACCACACCGAGCAATGCGGCGAGCACTGCCACGAGGACGATGTGACGTTCGTGGTTGCGAAGCTCGCGTGA